gttgtaaacatataaatacccgtgcgtaatgctgtatgatggcactgctggccctgcaggaggactacgctaatggaagaatcaggagaaaaagagacttcggggaccatgacgatgactggctaatatgccgatttagattttctaaagctgagctcttggatctatgtactgaattgggtccagtagagagggaaacgcgccggaaccgtcccggtccaaatacaggtcctcgccacttcTGCCGGAAACTGGCTCtatccagagggaaatgtcagacagataagcgtttaaaaaaaaaaaatattatatataatcttcaactttatcactaaggcttgtttggatataatatatagttctgttaaatcttatcatataggtCTGGTATATTGAAGCTGTCCCCAAGTGCCGTAATacctgccgttttggacgtattattaatacatgtagTTATAGATCatgtttccctacactgtgcaagaacaggccaaaattataattcaatttgcagcaattcctgaacgtctgagaaattttttgctttttctccgccagtcatcatgattcgttgtaacaactgccagtgtcattcatatactgatcagcattcacgaggtgctttgcatgGACTATTTATGATTAAAAATGGGCGTGCACAGGGCgagataagaggctgatccacgtacgcatgCTTGTAGGTGATccctgatttataaagggaacattgcttacaggtgtgcgtacacacggttttataaatctgactttttttcagcaaacgccattttgggcttttgggcgtacgtacacttttagtaggatcctacgcacagttttataaatgaaaccCCTGTTGTACATTTAGACCATTTCTTGTTACTTTTTGTTGTCAGTTGGAGCCATTGGCTGCATAAAACATTGCTCTCGTTTTTTTATCCTTTCGTTTCACCTATTAATGTGTGACAAATGTCTATGTGGCTTTCTCTATCCCTGATTCTAAATCCATACTGTGTGACCACAGGTTCTGGGTTGGCTGCTCGTCGCCTCTATCATGTTGTCCAGTCTGCTGCTGACCTGTGTGGCTCGGTGCACCTCCCCCATCAGTTACCTGCAGATCCGCTTTTGGAGAGACTATGTCCATGAAGAGAGCAGCCTGATGGATTCATATACCACCAAACACGCCAAACAGCTCGCTGAGAGGAACGTGAAGAGCTTCTTCAACAAGACACCGTCCGAAGAAATCATCACCCCTTCCAACAAGGACTGGGAGAAGATCTCCTCCCTCTACACGTTCAGCACCAAAGACAACTACTACAGCACCTTGCACCGGGCGGTGGAGGACTGTCAGGAGGTCGACAACGGGATGATAAGGTTGACTTCGGTCAAGTCAAATGAGCCTGTTGACCCCAACCCTTTGGTTCTTGGTTTTGTTATGATGGCTCGGTGTGACAAGATTTTTCAGCATCAAAGGATGTCTGAGTTAGGGTTAGAGCAGTTTGCTGATACATGAATTATAGAGTGAAGTGTTCATAGTGCAGGTCTGGCTCTGAGGAGTTCATCCAGAGAGCCTAGGGGGGGCAGCAGGCTACTTGGTCAAAATCCAAAGCATACCGACACATTATAACGCAACGCCGCCCCCTGCTGTCATGGACACAAATACAAGACAGGGTTTAATCAGTAACTGGAAAAGAGCTTTTTGGATCATGTGAATTATGGAAGTTTTTAGACCTCTTTATTCAAATGGCAAAGCATTTAGCATTTGACAACGTCTCCAATTTTCAAATGCAATTTGAATATCACAACACATTAAACACGGTTCAATAACAGTTTTTCCCTGCCACAGTCAGACTGatggcaaaaacaaaataaaacactgaacaATTCACTGTGATTAAATGTGCAATACTCCTCACTACTACACTCTACTGTGAAATACCACTGTGCAGTATTTGCAATATTTATTTCATGACAAATGCGATACCCCCCATAGTTGTCACAGACCCATTACCCTTAGGACAGTGTTTATAacctgtatatatgtattattgCTACTCTAACAGTCCTTCTTTTTGGTATGTTTACAAGCTCCTGGTTTACAGTAGTACTGACACTCCACTTACAGTATTCATAATTTATCATATTTTTGTGCAGTCTTTTGTAtcatatttaagttttttttatcttattttatttacattgtgtaatctttgtgttttaatttgtgtgcttttctttgcccttaactctttttttactttactttttactttttactcaaAGAGCCTGCACAAGAATCCCTATGTGCCTGGACTGTTTGGTGTATGCACAAATGGCAAATACAAATCTTGAatatgcatttttcatttgacaATTTAACatgcaaacattttaaataaaaaaataaaaacacctttGATGGTCAACTCATCAATCAAGCACTGTAAAAGGCAACAGGTGAGTGTACCTGTCTCCCGCAAAAAAGGTAAGAGGAAGAGTGAGGATGAAGAGAGCAGATTCAGCTGAGATGAGGCTTAGGGTTGTTGTACCAGTAATTCATGCTTTATTTGATGTCTTCACAAGTGTTTTTGCTGTGCTTATGTAGGCTACTATATTAGGCCTATAGTTACAGAGAAGGGaattacattttataaattagATGAAATGCATAGCGCCAGCATTGCCCTGTCTTATTGCTGaagcttggacccaaatgcaattAAATTCGGGTAATAGAATTTAATGACAAAAAGTGTCCAGAGGTTGGCAGGCAAGCAAACACAAAAGTAACCTAGTCCCAAAAAGCAGGCAGAACACAAACGACATCAAAACCAcaagaaacacagcaacagatgcagcacacagacaagacacaaaggaaacacagcctaaatacacagggtaacaaacaccaacaagggacaggtgatacaacaggtgGAACACACCAGGGCGGGGCAGAACAATCCAACAGgctggaaaacacaagacaggaagtaagaCATAGGCTATATACAGAACACTCACAAACGTGACAAGACTAGGTTAGTGACGGTTTATAACTGAACTTTTCTCATCATTTAGAGATCCTGATCTCATAATTAACATAATACATAATTATGAGATAGTGTGTCTCATTTATTGTGTAGGAATGCAATGCGCCATAcactcattttttatttaaaatgtgtacagACATTAATTATTTTGCCAATAATGTTCATTAATTATAGTGTGGCCTAGTCAAACAATAGCCTATAGAGGAACCTAACATCAGTGTGACAACATACACATCAAAAACTCTACCCAAACATCTCTTTCATCCACAAGATTaccattaaaatgtatttcataaacTCTTTTGTGTATAGGGGAGCGCGGGGCACAAAGTAACACTTTTTGGTTTTGGCTAAATATTTCTCAAACCATTTGAGTTTTACTGCTCATATTTTTATACAAGCAACATACATATCTCTGCTACAAAGGTGCACTGAAAGTTTGTTTGTAGGACCTACCGTTCTTGAACAATTCCCCCGAGAGTGGCGATAGGTGAAATGTTACAACCTGCCCCATATGTGGTTATTTAACACAAATAATTCAATAGCATTGTGCTATACACCTAATAAAACTGTATAAAACACgtatttactaaactctgcataatataatagtttaatttatggatctattaaaaaaaaataataataaagtaaaaaataataaaaaataagattCTCATTCTGTGGACAAAAGAAATGCAATACATAGTTGTTCACACTGTACTTAAATACTtccaaaatatttattttgaaacattAATGCAAATTAAAGACTTTGTGAATTAGAAATGGCATATAATTATAGGTGCGGCTTAGTTGTAACACCGCGTTACAACTAGCCCCGCTGTGACGCGTTTACTTCAGGACTGGCTAGCACTCGCTAAGCGATGGTCACATCTTTTATAGTGGTACGATGTTTTAGCCAAGAGGACGGTGCTCAAGGCAATATAAGATTAGATACACTGACTTCCACACACTCTTTAGAAATCGAAAAATACTTCTGaccaaaaaaaatacttttttgacgccaaaacacaatttcttctctctctcggaGACAGCAGAAGTAAACAGAATTCCAAATTGGCTGGAACACATCTAATGGCAATGTCATTACATGCCCTGAAGCACATCCACTTCTACCTTGTGCAACCATCTGAAAAACCCCATGTTACATTTAACTCCGCGTTACTTTGTGCCCCGCGCTCCCCTACTATAAGTGGTCATCGTGTCTATCCACGAAATACCGTTTCAGTCTGTAAGTGGAAACACACTCTCTTACACACAGAGGTTACAAGTGTGTCCTCTATCTATTGAGCGTAACTACAGCCTGCATAAATAAATCTTGGCGAGCAGGTTAGGTTTTGGGTTACACCTGTGGGGGCTGGTTTGGGGTTTCGAGGGGGCTGGCTCGTGacgagagacaaacagacagacatagacacaaaaAGGTGGAAGTGAAAGTGTAAGTGTCAGTCGCTCTCTCACACAGTAGTTAGAGAAGATGGAGAAGTTTAAGATGGTTCTGGACATCGCTACCAAGCAGAACAGCCTCGGGTTCGGGGCGGTCGCCCTGGTGACAGCGGGCGGGGAGCAGTTCTTCTCCGTGGCGATGTTCTCTTGTCCCTGCAATGACCTGAACTTCGTCTACGGCATGGTGTTCCTGCTGGTGCCCGCCCTGGCTCTCCTGCTGCTGGGTTACATCCTGAGTAAGAAGACGTGGAAGACGCTGACGGGTGTGTGCCAGCGCCGGGCCGCGCTGTGCCGCTGGAGGAGACTGACCGTCATCTGCACGGCCCTCTTCCAGGTGAGCAGCACCGCGCTGGTGGCGCCTGCCAGCTGGATCGCTGTGGCTCTGATCAACGGGAAATTCTATGAGTGTGCGATGACCGGGACCAATGTGACCGCTTACAACAAGTACCTGTGTGGAGAGAAGGGCTCCCGGCTCCAGTGTCAGCAGGAGCTGTACAGGCTGCCCTGCGGGACAGGCAACAGTGTCCCGCAGCTGGACAGGCAGGATGTCCTGCTCACCCTGAAAGCTCAGTCTCAGGTCAGTGCTGCTTAACCCGTTTAACTAACAAAGTAGTTCAAACCATTGGACCGTTCTCACCTGGATCAATAGAAACACAACCTAGTCTTCCTTGGCTGAAGAGGTGCCAGTGGGCaaatgacaagaaaaaaaagaatagccTACAGTAGCACAAATATAAAATCAAGGAAGTTGCAACAAGTAGCCTAACCACGGAGCTTTGTTTGCGCTGTTGCTACGCTGGAACTCCCCGTttacctccccctctctccctctgggATCAGCGCTATATGAGCTCCGTATGAGCACAAATATGGATTTAAAAACGActttattgatttaaaatagTCCG
The DNA window shown above is from Perca fluviatilis chromosome 7, GENO_Pfluv_1.0, whole genome shotgun sequence and carries:
- the LOC120561722 gene encoding calcium homeostasis modulator protein 6-like — encoded protein: MEKFKMVLDIATKQNSLGFGAVALVTAGGEQFFSVAMFSCPCNDLNFVYGMVFLLVPALALLLLGYILSKKTWKTLTGVCQRRAALCRWRRLTVICTALFQVSSTALVAPASWIAVALINGKFYECAMTGTNVTAYNKYLCGEKGSRLQCQQELYRLPCGTGNSVPQLDRQDVLLTLKAQSQILGWLLVASIMLSSLLLTCVARCTSPISYLQIRFWRDYVHEESSLMDSYTTKHAKQLAERNVKSFFNKISPEEIVTPSNKDWEKISSLYTFSTKDNYYSTLHRAVEDSQEADNGMIRLTSVKSNDSAGHTPAVLSFVDDGSV